TCTGGATCAGCCGAAATATTCAATTCGTACCACGATACTTTTGTTGATTTTTCTATAAGAATTGGAGAAACATTCTTATTCATTGAAAGATATTCTGATACACTTAGTGACTTTTGCATTCTATCCACCTGTCAATTCTAAAGTATTCGCCCCCATTGATTTTTAAAAAAGGCGTGGCATTTTTGACCCTAACTCCCAAATTATGAAGTTGCTCCCTTTTGTAAATTTTACTCTTTTTTCTATAGTTGACGATTCTATATGCACTCTTTGGCCCTATTCCCGGAACTCTTAGAAGTTCATCATAAGAAGCCTCATTTGGGTCAATCGCAGAATCAAGCATCTTTAAGGCAATGAAAAGTTTAGGATCTTTATTATTGAGAAATCCTTCTTCATCAAATGCTATTTTAATTTCTTTTTCAGAAAAATTGTATACTCTGTATAACCAGTCCATTTGATAAAGCCTATGTTCTCGCCATGTAGGTTGTGCAGATACTTCTTCTAGTGAAGTCCCAATTACAGGATTAAATACGGAATAATATACTCTTTTCAACGTCATTTCTCTGTATTCTTTTAGAACTCTTTTGAATATTTCAAGATCACTTTCTCCACAAGCACCTACTACTAGTTGTGTTGTCTGGCCGGCTGGGAGCTCTTTTTTTAATTCCAATTTTTTTATATAATATTGTCTTCTTAATATATCATTTACATAATTTTTTGTACTACTTAACTCTGAAAGGTGGGCGTTTGAAGGAGTTTCAATATTTACACTCAATCTATCGGCCATTTCAGATGCTTGTTTGATATATTCGTAAGAAACTCCGGGCAAGACCTTAAAGTGAATATAACCTGCAAAATTATATTTGTCTTTCAAAATTTTTAGAGTTTCGATCATCTTTTCCGTTGTAAGATCTTCGTCTGAACTAATCCCAGAACTTAAGAAAAGACCCTCTATGTAATTTCCCTTATAGAGTGATATTGTTATTTTTGCTAACTCTTCTGGGGTATAAGAGTAAACAGTTTTATGCCCTCGGTATTCTTTTGAATTTTGGCAATATTTACAATCGTGAGTACAATAATTTGTAAAAAGAGTTTTGAACATAGAAACACAACGCCCGTTTGCCGTAAAAGAATGGCAAATTCCAGATTTCGTTACATCCCCTAAAACTTCATTTTTATTTACAACTCTTTTAGTTGAAGAAGATGTACAAATATCGTGTTTAGTTCCTTGTCCAAGGGCATCTATCTTAGATAAATCAATATCTCCAAATACTTTCCCTTCATCACCTATACAATCATATCCACTTTGAGTTACAAGATGAATTATTTTTTCAAGGGAAGTCATAAATAATTGTTAATAAATTTTTATATATCTGTTTAGGGAGAATTGTTTTACTTTTAAAATAGGAAAACAGATATTTATTAAAATATTTGAATTATTTTGAAAGATTTTTCTTTTTAATTATTGTTCCTTTAACATTTCCCCTCAGAGTTTCCGCTAAATTGCCCTTTTTAGTTAAATTAATCACATCTATTTCTATTCCCATGTCAAATATTGGTAGGATTTCAGAGAATTTGCCTTCCATACCTCCAGAAGCATCTCCTGTATCCTTGGCAAACTTAAATACTTCTTTGATATTTTCTTCCGTTATATTTTCAATCAATTTAACATCATCTTTCTTTGGGTCTCCTGTATATATGCCATCTACATCTGTTCCAAATACAACTCTTGAGGGTTTTAATAGTTTTGATAGGTAGGATACTATTTGGTCCCCAGATAATATTGAGAATACCCTATTTCTATCAA
The genomic region above belongs to Methanofastidiosum sp. and contains:
- a CDS encoding putative DNA modification/repair radical SAM protein → MTSLEKIIHLVTQSGYDCIGDEGKVFGDIDLSKIDALGQGTKHDICTSSSTKRVVNKNEVLGDVTKSGICHSFTANGRCVSMFKTLFTNYCTHDCKYCQNSKEYRGHKTVYSYTPEELAKITISLYKGNYIEGLFLSSGISSDEDLTTEKMIETLKILKDKYNFAGYIHFKVLPGVSYEYIKQASEMADRLSVNIETPSNAHLSELSSTKNYVNDILRRQYYIKKLELKKELPAGQTTQLVVGACGESDLEIFKRVLKEYREMTLKRVYYSVFNPVIGTSLEEVSAQPTWREHRLYQMDWLYRVYNFSEKEIKIAFDEEGFLNNKDPKLFIALKMLDSAIDPNEASYDELLRVPGIGPKSAYRIVNYRKKSKIYKREQLHNLGVRVKNATPFLKINGGEYFRIDRWIECKSH